A segment of the Methanomassiliicoccaceae archaeon DOK genome:
GAGGGCATCGAGGTCGAGAAAGCACTGTACATAGACGACCTGTCCATCATAATGGTGCTGATCATCGGAATAATCGGCAGCCTGATCTGCGTATATGCGGTCGGCTACATGAGGGACTTCCAGGAGCACCACAAGGACGAGAAGGACCGCAGGCCGTGGTTCTTCTTCCTGCTGTACACTTTCCTTAGCGCGATGTACGGCATCGTCCTGTCCAATGACCTCGTCTGGATGTTCTTCTTCTGGGAGATCACCACACTGTGCTCCTTCGCCCTCATCGGCTACACGAAGACGGAGGAGGCGGTCAACAACTCGTTCAGACAGCTGATATTCAACCTCGTGGGCGGGATCTGTTTCCTCGCGGCCCTCATGGTGCTCGCGTCCGAGTACGGTTACCTCGACATGGAGTCACTCCTCGCCGGCGACAGCGGCGAGCAGTGGCTGCTCCTGGTCGTTGGCCTGCTCTGCGTGGCAGGGATGGTCAAGGCGGCCCAGATGCCCGTGCACACGTGGCTCCTCGGCGCCATGGTCGCGCCCACCCCCACATCCGCTCTCCTGCACTCGTCCACCATGGTCAAGGCGGGAGTGTTCATGGTCCTGAAGCTCTCCCCGCTGATGATGACCGACGGCGATCCCAACCTGGTCGGCTACATGGTGATGTCCGTCGGAGGCCTCACGTTCCTCCTGGCGTCCATGGCGGCGATCTCGCAGTCCAATGCCAAGAGGGTCCTCGCGTACTCCACCATCGCCAACCTCGGTCTGATCGTGGCGTGCGCCGGTGTCGGAACGCCCGAGGCGGTCTGGGCCGGAATCATGCTGATGGTGTTCCACGCGATAACCAAGTCCATGATGTTCCTCTGCGTCGGTACGGCCGAGCACCACATAGGCAGCAGGGACATAGAGGACATGGACGGACTGTTCGTCAGGATGCCGAAGCTGGCCATCATGATGATGATCGGAATCGCCGGCATGTTCCTCGCCCCGTTCGGTATGCTCATATCCAAGTGGGCGGCGATGACGTCATTCGTCGACAGCGAGTACATCGTCCTCATCGCCTGCATCGTGTTCGGAAGCGCGGTCACATCGTTCTACTGGACCAAGTGGCTGGGCAAGCTCGCGTGCACCGCATCCAATGCGGAGAACTGCGAGGAGACCGTCCGCAAGCAGGAGTGGTTCGTGCTCGGATGCCTCGCCATCCTCACCATCGCGGTCTGTGTCCTCTATCCGGTCATGTCATCGGAGGCCATCGTTCCCTACCTCGAGGGTGTGTTCGATGTCGGATCCGGCGCACTGGTGCCGCTGCTGGAGTCCAACAACATGTACATCGTCATCCTCATGGTCATCGTGCTCGTCCTCCTGCCCCTGCCCTTCTTCGGCAGGACCAAGAAGAAGATCGTGCCCAACTACATGGCAGGAGTGGGGATCGACGACCAGTCCTACGTCGGATCGATGGGGGCGACGGTCGATGTCAGCCTCAGGAACTGGTACATGAACCCCTGGTTCGGCGAGAGCCGTGTCGGGAGGATAGGCGAGGTCGTGACGGCGGTTGTCATCGTCATCGTCATTCTCGCCATCATCGGAGGTGTTTCCATATGAGTGACTGGATTTGGATCGTTGCGGGGATCTTGTTCATCGTCATCGGACCCCTCATAGGATGCATCCTCGCGGGAATAGACAGGAAGATCGCCGCCAGGATGCAGAGCCGCAAGGGGCCGCCTGTGCTCCAGCCGTGGTACGATGTGAAGAAGTTCCTCGCCAAGGAGCAGGTCACGCCCAACAAGGTGCAGGACTTCTACGTCATGGTGTTCCTGCTGTTCACGATAGTCACTGGAGTCCTGTTCTTCACCGGGCAGGACCTGCTGCTGATCATCTTCACCCTGACGCTGTCCGAAACTTTCCTGGTCCTGGCCGCGTACTCCTCGGGTTCCGTCTACGCCCAGATCGGGGCACAGAGGGAGCTGTACGTCGCCATGGCCTACGAGCCGATCATCCTGCTGATGGCCATCTGCTACTACCTGGAGACGGGCAGCTTCAATGTGGCTGACATCGCGGAGAGCGGGTCGATGGCGTTCGTCCCGCTGCTCGGTGTGTTCCTGGCGTTCCTGTTCGGACTGACGATGAAGCTCAGGAAGTCCCCGTTCGACCTCAGCCTCTCCCACCACGCCCACCAGGACATCGTGAGGGGAATGGCGACCGAGTTCAGCGGAAGGACCTACGCGTCCCTCGAGATCGCCCACTGGTACGAGTCGATCATGCTCCTGGGCATGATGGCCCTGTTCTTCGCGGACGGCACATGGGTCGGAGCGGTTGTCGGAATAATCATCGCCCTGCTGGCATGGATCCTGGAGACCTGGATAGACAACGGTTTCGCCAGGATGAAGTGGCAGACCGCACTGAAGAGCGGATGGGTGATCGGACTGATACTCGGAGTCGGCAACGTGGCCGTGCTCCTTCTGATATGAGGCGATCTGTATGTCTGGAACAACGAAATCACCATGGATAATGCACTACGACGCCTCGAGCTGCAACGGATGCGACATCGAGGTGCTCGCCTGCCTCACCCCCGTCTACGACGTGGAGAGGTTCGGCGTGATCAACACCGGCGATCCCAAGCAGGCGGACATATTCCTGATCACGGGTGCCGTGAACGACCAGAACAAGGAGGTCGTGAAACAGCTCTACGACCAGATGCCCGAGCCCAAGGTCGTCGTCGCGGTCGGCATCTGCGCCTGCTCCGGCGGGATCTTCAGGGACTGCTACAACATAATCGGAGGGGTCGACAAGATCATCCCGGTGGATGTCTACGTCCCCGGGTGCGCCGCCAGGCCCGAAGCGATCATAGACGGGGTCGTCAAGGGACTCGACGTCCTCGAGAAGAAACGCCTTAAGCTCCGCGAGAAGGAGGGGAAGAAATGACCGAAGAAACCAAACAGACGTTCGAGACGGTCTCCCCCGAGGACATCCCGGGGATGGCTGAGAATCTGAAGTCCGAGGGATACAGACTGGTGCAGCTCTGCGGAGTGACCAAGGAGGGCCACACGGAGATCCTGTACAGCTTCGACAAGGATTTCGCCATCAGGAACCTGAAGGTTGCCGTCCCGTTCGGACAGACCGTTGGAAGCATCACGCCCTGGTACTGGGCCGCGTTCGTATACGAGAACGAGGTCCACGACCTCTTCGACGTCGAGTTCACCGACAGCAAGCTGGACTACAAGGGCAACTTCTTCCGCATGAGCTGCAAGGCTCCGTGGAAGGGGCCCGAGGCCGCACCGAAGGAGGGATCCTGATGGGAAAGAGAACGATCGTCCCGTTCGGCCCTCAGCACCCCGCACTCCCCGAACCGGTCCACCTGGACCTGGAGCTCGAGGATGAGACCGTCGTGCGCGCCATCCCCTCGATAGGGTACGTGCACCGCGGACTCGAGAAGCTGGCTGAGAAGAGGGACTACAACGACATGATCTACGTCATGGAGAGGGTCTGCGGGATCTGCAGCTTCGGCCACGGCTGGGGCTACGCCGGAGCCGTGGAGGGCCTGATGAGCGTCCAGATCCCGGACAGGGCCGAATGCCTGAGGATCATGTTCCATGAGCTGTCCAGGGTCCACAGCCATCTGCTGTGGCTGGGACTCCTGGCCGACGGACTCGGGTTCGACAGCCTGTTCATGCACTGCTGGAGAATCAGGGAGAGGGTCCTGGACGTCTTCGAGGCAATCACCGGCGGAAGGGTGGTCATGTCCTTCTGCAAGGTCGGCGGGGTCAGGAAGGACCTCACACCGGAGATGCTCAAGATGGTCAAGGACACCTGCGACATGATCGAGGACGAGATGAGGAAAACCGGCCTGGTGTTCATGAAGGACACATCAGTCAGGAACAGGCTGTGTGGAACCGGCGTCCTGAGCCGCGAGGACATCATAGACCTGAGCGCCGTCGGTCCCGTCGCCAGAGGATCCGGCGTCAACAACGACGTCAGGTCCGCCAACCCCATGTACAGGGACCTGGGATTCTCCCCTGTCCTGTACGACGACGGCGACTGCTGGTCCAGGTGCATGGTCAGGGTGGACGAGATCATGCAGTCCCTCGACATGATCAGGAACGCTGTCAGAGACCTGCCCGACGGCGATGTGTCCGTTCCCGTCAAGGGCAACGCGCCCGTGGGAGACTATGTCTTCCGCGTGGAGCAGCCCCGCGGGGAGGGATTCTACTACGTGCAGGGCAACGGATCCAAGTTCCTGAGCCGTGCGAGGGTCAGAACACCCACGAACATCAACATCCCCGCCATGACGAGGATGCTGCAGGGATGCAACCTCCAGGACGTGTCCATGCTGGTCATCACCATAGATCCCTGCATCAGCTGCACGGAGCGCTGATAGCATGGCCGTGATGAAGTTCGGCGGCAGGCTGATCCGCAACCTGTTCTCCAAGCCGGAGACCAGGTTGTACCCGTCGGTTCCCAGGGAGTATCCCGAGAGGAGCAGGGGGCACATCGAGTTCGACCCCTCCAACTGCATAACGTGCAACATCTGCGGGAAGAAGTGCCCCACCGATGCGATCAAGGTCGATAAGGGGGCCAGGACACTGACGATAGACAGGATGAGCTGCATACAGTGCGGTTACTGCGTCGAGTCCTGTCCGAAGAAGTGCCTGAGCATCCTTCCGGGATACACGGCCCCCAGTGCCGAGAAGGTCATCGAGACGTTCCCAATCCCGGAGAAACCGAAGGAAGAAAACCAGTGAACAAACAGGGGGTCCGCGAGGACCTCCTTTCCACACTATATCTTGGTCCATGCGATTTGGTTCCAAACCACGAGTTTTGTCCGCAAACCCTCAGAACTCTGCTTCATTTTAGAATAGGTGTATTTTCAATAGAGATTGTTATCACTATAGGTGTAACGTTCATTGATAAAATTTTTAAAATAGGTGTTGTTATTTAACAACTAAATATCATGGCGGCATTCAGAAGGAAGATATACACAAAAATGCTGGATTGGAAAGACAGATACAGCAACAAATATGCGCTACTCATCGAAGGCGCTCGTCGCGTCGGTAAAACAACGATAGTCGAGGAGTTTGCAAAAAAAGAGTATGAGAGCTACCTCCTGATTGACTTCACCACAGCCACTGATGAGACCAAACAGTGGTTCAAAGACTATTCAGACGACCTTGACACCCTGTTCCGCCAGCTTCAATTCAGATACAGCACAGCGTTGAAAAAAGGAAAGAGCGTCGTCATATTCGATGAGGTACAGGCATTCCCACCCGCCAGACAGCTCATCAAGCACCTTGTCAAGGATGGACGTTACAGCTACATTGAGACAGGTTCTCTCATATCGTTTAAACAGAACGTAGAAGGAATCCTCATCCCATCTGAAGAGATGCGCATACAGATGCATCCGTTGGACTTTGAAGAATTCCTGTGGGCTCAGGGAGACGTCACGACGGTAGACCTCCTTAGAGAATCGTTCATGTCCCTCACTCCTCTGGGGAACTCGGTACACAAACATCTGATGAGGAAGTACACCACGTACATGTTGGTCGGAGGCATGCCTCAGGCGGTAGAGGCGTTCGTTGAAAGCAACAATTTCGATGAAGTCGAAACCGTGAAAAGGACGATCATTGACCTGTACAGGGATGATACTGTCAAATTCAAATCGGACAAAGGCTCTAAAGCAAGACGCATTTTGGACCGTATACCCGCACTTCTGTCCAAGCATGACAAACGCTTCTCACCATCGCAATTGAAAAAGGGCTCCAGAACCCGCGAATACTTCGACTCAGTGGTATGGCTCGGAGAATCAAAGATGGTGAACGTCTGCCATGACGTGTCCGATCCAGGACCGGCCATGGGACTGAGCATCAATGATCACTCCTTCAAGCTGTACATGCTTGATACGGGGCTTCTGATCTCTGCATCATTTCTGTCTAACGTAGACACCTACTCAGAACTCTACGACATGATGTTGAGAGGAAAGCTGAATGTCAACAAAGGGATGCTGCTGGAAAACATGGTTGCACAGGAACTCGTGGCAAAGAACTACGAACTTCTATTCTGCAGATTCCTGGTGGAGGAGACAAACAACCCACAGGAGGTAGATTTCCTTCTTGTGAAGGATGGCAAAGTCCTGCCGGTAGAGGTCAAATCTGGGGCAAGCTCGACAAGCCACATATCCCTGGACAGATTCCTCACCAAATACAAGTCTGTCGCAGACCATGCCTATGTGATTCACACCAAAGACCTCCGTGTCGACGGGAACATCACATATCTACCAGCATACATGACCATGTTCATCTAATTATTAGGTATTCCTAAACTATAAATACTCAGTTTAGGTTATCCTAAATTATGTCGAACGTAGCAGTCGTCTATTGGAGCGACACCGGGAACACCGAAGCCATGGCCAAATTCGTGGCCGAGGGAATCCAGTCGGCCGGTGGCAGTGCAGAGATCATCACCGCGGACAACTTCGGACCCGACAGGGTGTCCGCCTACGACGCGATAGCGTTCGGGTGCCCCGCTATGGGCGACGAGATCCTCGAGGAGGACATCTTCGAACCCATGTTCACAGCTGTGGAGGGACTGCTCTTCGGCAAGAAGGTCGGGATCT
Coding sequences within it:
- a CDS encoding NADH-quinone oxidoreductase subunit C codes for the protein MTEETKQTFETVSPEDIPGMAENLKSEGYRLVQLCGVTKEGHTEILYSFDKDFAIRNLKVAVPFGQTVGSITPWYWAAFVYENEVHDLFDVEFTDSKLDYKGNFFRMSCKAPWKGPEAAPKEGS
- the nuoB gene encoding NADH-quinone oxidoreductase subunit NuoB, with protein sequence MSGTTKSPWIMHYDASSCNGCDIEVLACLTPVYDVERFGVINTGDPKQADIFLITGAVNDQNKEVVKQLYDQMPEPKVVVAVGICACSGGIFRDCYNIIGGVDKIIPVDVYVPGCAARPEAIIDGVVKGLDVLEKKRLKLREKEGKK
- a CDS encoding NADH-quinone oxidoreductase subunit D; translated protein: MGKRTIVPFGPQHPALPEPVHLDLELEDETVVRAIPSIGYVHRGLEKLAEKRDYNDMIYVMERVCGICSFGHGWGYAGAVEGLMSVQIPDRAECLRIMFHELSRVHSHLLWLGLLADGLGFDSLFMHCWRIRERVLDVFEAITGGRVVMSFCKVGGVRKDLTPEMLKMVKDTCDMIEDEMRKTGLVFMKDTSVRNRLCGTGVLSREDIIDLSAVGPVARGSGVNNDVRSANPMYRDLGFSPVLYDDGDCWSRCMVRVDEIMQSLDMIRNAVRDLPDGDVSVPVKGNAPVGDYVFRVEQPRGEGFYYVQGNGSKFLSRARVRTPTNINIPAMTRMLQGCNLQDVSMLVITIDPCISCTER
- a CDS encoding AAA family ATPase; this encodes MAAFRRKIYTKMLDWKDRYSNKYALLIEGARRVGKTTIVEEFAKKEYESYLLIDFTTATDETKQWFKDYSDDLDTLFRQLQFRYSTALKKGKSVVIFDEVQAFPPARQLIKHLVKDGRYSYIETGSLISFKQNVEGILIPSEEMRIQMHPLDFEEFLWAQGDVTTVDLLRESFMSLTPLGNSVHKHLMRKYTTYMLVGGMPQAVEAFVESNNFDEVETVKRTIIDLYRDDTVKFKSDKGSKARRILDRIPALLSKHDKRFSPSQLKKGSRTREYFDSVVWLGESKMVNVCHDVSDPGPAMGLSINDHSFKLYMLDTGLLISASFLSNVDTYSELYDMMLRGKLNVNKGMLLENMVAQELVAKNYELLFCRFLVEETNNPQEVDFLLVKDGKVLPVEVKSGASSTSHISLDRFLTKYKSVADHAYVIHTKDLRVDGNITYLPAYMTMFI
- a CDS encoding NADH-quinone oxidoreductase subunit L — encoded protein: MVVPFIAACLLLVVRNDRARAAIAEVAAAIIILSSVWVAYSYLGEPQTFGFHSETIGTLMFVVEVILGLVIIYLGIKHKKYAASALGLVQLCMSLYFEFALKEGIEVEKALYIDDLSIIMVLIIGIIGSLICVYAVGYMRDFQEHHKDEKDRRPWFFFLLYTFLSAMYGIVLSNDLVWMFFFWEITTLCSFALIGYTKTEEAVNNSFRQLIFNLVGGICFLAALMVLASEYGYLDMESLLAGDSGEQWLLLVVGLLCVAGMVKAAQMPVHTWLLGAMVAPTPTSALLHSSTMVKAGVFMVLKLSPLMMTDGDPNLVGYMVMSVGGLTFLLASMAAISQSNAKRVLAYSTIANLGLIVACAGVGTPEAVWAGIMLMVFHAITKSMMFLCVGTAEHHIGSRDIEDMDGLFVRMPKLAIMMMIGIAGMFLAPFGMLISKWAAMTSFVDSEYIVLIACIVFGSAVTSFYWTKWLGKLACTASNAENCEETVRKQEWFVLGCLAILTIAVCVLYPVMSSEAIVPYLEGVFDVGSGALVPLLESNNMYIVILMVIVLVLLPLPFFGRTKKKIVPNYMAGVGIDDQSYVGSMGATVDVSLRNWYMNPWFGESRVGRIGEVVTAVVIVIVILAIIGGVSI
- a CDS encoding 4Fe-4S dicluster domain-containing protein, which produces MAVMKFGGRLIRNLFSKPETRLYPSVPREYPERSRGHIEFDPSNCITCNICGKKCPTDAIKVDKGARTLTIDRMSCIQCGYCVESCPKKCLSILPGYTAPSAEKVIETFPIPEKPKEENQ
- a CDS encoding NADH-quinone oxidoreductase subunit H, giving the protein MSDWIWIVAGILFIVIGPLIGCILAGIDRKIAARMQSRKGPPVLQPWYDVKKFLAKEQVTPNKVQDFYVMVFLLFTIVTGVLFFTGQDLLLIIFTLTLSETFLVLAAYSSGSVYAQIGAQRELYVAMAYEPIILLMAICYYLETGSFNVADIAESGSMAFVPLLGVFLAFLFGLTMKLRKSPFDLSLSHHAHQDIVRGMATEFSGRTYASLEIAHWYESIMLLGMMALFFADGTWVGAVVGIIIALLAWILETWIDNGFARMKWQTALKSGWVIGLILGVGNVAVLLLI
- a CDS encoding flavodoxin is translated as MSNVAVVYWSDTGNTEAMAKFVAEGIQSAGGSAEIITADNFGPDRVSAYDAIAFGCPAMGDEILEEDIFEPMFTAVEGLLFGKKVGIFGSYDWGDGQWMRDWADRCRAAGADLANDGVIANLYPNDTEAEDCRKLGAMMCS